DNA sequence from the Oryza brachyantha chromosome 5, ObraRS2, whole genome shotgun sequence genome:
AAGAAATACGATGGCAGGTATTTATGTTGCTAGCCTATTCTAAGTTTCTAACACATACCCTTTTTTCACTGCTTTTGCCATCCTAAAATGCATAATACAATGATCTGACTAGTTGGAATTTATTATGCAGGTTCAAGGACATCTTCCAGGAGGTATATGAAGCTCAGtggaaatcaaaatttgaggCTGCTGGAATTTGGTACATTCTCACTTggccttttgtttttccttgatTTTTCATCACAGCATCTTATGGCGTTTGGTGACTTTGGTTTCCGTTAGGTATGAACATCGTCTTATTGATGACATGGTTGCCTATGCACTTAAGAGTGAAGGAGGCTATGTTTGGGCTTGCAAGAATTATGATGGAGATGTGCAGAGTGATTTCTTAGCACAAGGTTATATGCCCAAGTGCCTTTAAAATTTGTACCCAAGCTTTGAGTAACGTTTGTTTGGTCTTGGTTAAGAAGTATTGAACAATGAGGTTAGCTGGTATTTGAGCTTTTAATAACAGTAAATTTCTTGCATTGCAGGTTTTGGATCATTGGGTTTGATGACATCAGTTTTGGTAAGTAAATGGTAAATGTGTCATTATGCCTGATGTCTATTTTACTTTATTAGTAAGGAAATAAGTTATTTCACTTGTTTTTGTGCTAGACATAGTGTTTATAATGGTACTAACCGGTTCATGTGCACATGTTCTAGGTATGTCCTGATGGGAAAACCATTGAAGCTGAAGCTGCCCATGGGACTGTCACCCGTCATTACCGTGTTCATCAGAAAGGCGGTGAAACCAGTACAAACAGCATCGCCTCAATCTTTGCGTGGTCAAGAGGACTTGCACACAGGTACAACTATTAACCACTACAGTGTTATACTGTATCCGGAAATTTTTGGTATATTGTCCGATTTAGTGGTTCACAAGATGTCATTGCTTTCTGCCGATAATGAAATTTACCGGGATGGCCGGTTGCTCGACTAAAATGGCCGTGACTTCTCGATTACCACTTTTGTGTGATCTAGGGCAAAGCTAGATGACAATGCTAGGCTTCTGGACTTCACCAAGAAGCTTGAGGCCGCCTGCATTGGCGCAGTAGAATCTGGGAAGATGACCAAGGACCTTGCCCTTCTTGTTCATGGATCTTCAAAGTACGTTATACGCTATTATTACATGCTTTGCAGAACTGCAGTCACACACATTACTCTACTGGATGCGTCTTGAACTGACTGTTTGTCTCAATCTGCTACTCTTGCTTCGACGTACAGTGTCACAAGGAGTCATTACCTGAACACTGAAGAGTTCATCGATGCGGTTGCTGACGAGCTAAGATCAAGACTGGCAACCAACTAAAGCTGAACCGGCGCACCTTGATGTTACAGATTCAATTTTCATGAATTTTGCGTGATTTGTAGTTGGATATCACAAATAATGCTCTCGTAGCCATTGATGAATAAGCTCCATATTCAGATATGAACAAGAGCAATTGATACATTTGCCCAAATACTCGTGTATTCATCAATTtcagttcctataataatatagTGGTTCTTATCCAATGTACAAACAGGTGAAATGTGCAGGCTCCACCAAGCTAGCTACACACCTCCAGCATTAAGCTTGAATATAAGGCCTAAAGCAAGCAATcgaacaaacaaaataaataatattgcaTCAGATTACTAGTTAACTACTAGTAAACCCTAGCTATTTTCCATTGATGCGACAGCTCAAGTGCCCATTTCTACCTCCTTAAAACATCGGAAATGGCTCTTCATGTCGCTGGAGCTAAGGACCCTTTCGATCTCTTCGTAGTTTAGCAGAGAGGCGAATCCATAACCCTAAAAGAAATGGAGAAAAACACGCCAAAAAAAGGTGAAGAAAGCAATCAAATCTCAGTGACATGGCCTGATGCAGAGCTATGCTGCTAGGTATGAAGAATGCTGTTGCCGTTTGCGTAGTAGCCGTTCACCAGGCCGTTCTTCACGTGCCCGTTCTGGTATAGCTTCGGCTGTTTCGTTACTCCGTTGCAGGGGCTACTACGTTTCAGTGCCGAACTGACAATGCCAGAAGTTTGCTGAAGCAAAAGGTCAAGCTGCCCTGATGAAGCTGCTACTAATCCTGTCAAGAATTCAGGcatttttatttctagttAGCTTAGAGAAAGCATCTCAATTTTGCCAAAAGAACTTGATTGTTTGGgttgaaaaggaaaagagataAGAGTATGTTTCAGGCAAGATGAGGTAAAGTGGAAGGCTGATTTACCCATGAAAAGTGGGGATGGTTTTCCAGGTCTTGACTTGAATTCAGGGTGAAATTGTGCACCAACAAAGAACCTATGAGTTGGTAGCTCAATTATCTGCATCCAGTAAAACATTATGCATTAGCAAGTTTGAATACCTCAACAGgctctaataaaaaaaaaagggaccCTACTTCAAAAAAAAGGACAGTAAGCCTACCTCCATGCGTGTACCACTTTCATCCTTGCCGACAAAAGAGAGACCCGCCTTCTCGAATTCTGTGACCATATCAGGATTCACCTAAAAGATTCAAAAACATTTTGTCAATAAAAGtgaactgaaaataaaaggaagatGCTAGTTTCGAATGATTCTGCCTGACAAACCTCGTATCGGTGGCGGTGCCTTTCATCTACATAGCTTGCATTGCCATACCTAATTCAGTCCAGATTTTGCAAAGATTATTTAGAGAAACACAAATTGTGAAAATGATGTAAACACAGTGCAAGATGAATGTTTTCTTACAGCTTAGCGGATTTGCAGGTATTGATCTGGAAAAATGTCCTCCTTGATCCAAGGCGCATTGTTGCCCCCATATGGGTTTTAGAGCCCTGCAAAAATATAGTCAAAAGTAGAAAACATAAGCTAAttatgaaaagaaagaaaactatttaaaaaacaatatagatGGGAAATGGAATCACCTCTGGCATGAAAATAACACATGGTGTCGTTGTAGCTGGATCAAACTCTGTACTATTAGCACCACGCAACTTCATGACAGAGCGGGCATATTCAATCACTGCAATTTGCATGCCCAAACAAATACCAAGATATGGAATGTTGTTTTCTCGCGCATATTTTGCAGCAAGAATTTTTCCCTGGACGCCTCTGTCTCCAAAGCCTCCTGGAACTAGTACACCATGTGCACCCTGAGGATGAAGAGGAACATCCTTCAAAGTTCCACAGAATGGAATCACCTCATCACCTAGTAATATATGATGTACTTACCTTTAGTAGATCCCATGCTTTTTCATAGGCATCAGGAGTCTGCACACGGTAACCATTCTCCAAGCATCAGTAAAATACTTACAATACAGTAAGGAGATCAAAATTGAACAGAATTCTTTAAAAAGAAGTACATGACACTGACCTCTTTGGCTGCAGAATCTTCAAGATCACACGAAGGAACCCAATCCACCACAAGTTTTCTGTCCAAAGCAACCGAAGCATGCAGAAGAGCCTGAAAGGAACACCAAACTAGGTAAGGCCCCCAAATCTAGTTGAAAGGGATAGGTTCCAATGTATTGCTAACACCAAAAAGATCAGAAGCATGCCCAGTAGCAACTGAATAGCTGCTTAGTGATGCACAGATGCATGTCAAGTTAGTCAGAAAGGTCACCTTCAGAACTGACAAATAGGAATCTGATAGGCCAGTATACTTTCCAACCATGGCAATCCTGACctggaaatatttttgcatagTGACTATGAGCATCAACTTATTGATCACGTACATGTCTTGTTGTAAATCTAAAAGCAACAGTTCAAAAGATCAAGACTCTAACCGGAGTTTTCAGTCTGTCAAATTTGCTGGCCCTTTCAGTCCATTCGATCAGCTTGGGTTCTCGAGGCACTTTTCCCACACTACATGTCAAAGAACCAAGAATACACATAAGTCATGAAAAGAAATGACACCAGGTGCCAAGTTCGTCCTATCTTTGGCCAATAGACATACCATTGAAGATCTAAAACTTTCAGAATAGCTTCATGTGCCTTCTGGTCCTATAAAAAAGGCATCAGTtgttaattaagtaaataaaaaattctattacATGTATTTGGTCAAAGTTTATGTGCTATACCTTAAGCAACAAAGGAATGTGCCAGATGTTCGTAACATCATGAAGATTAACAATATTTGAAATCTGCAATATGAAATCAAACTAAGAATTTGCAGTTGGACAGTGCAAAACTCTACTTTAAGTACTCAGCAATAGCAACACTGTTACCGGAACATGGCAAAATTGTGCAAGTTTCACTTTCACATTTTCTTCAAGTGGCTGTCAGAAGCACAAAGAAAGCAATGTGTAAAATCACCGTCAGAATGAAAACAGCACTTTCGAAGGAAtcataaatacaaaaaaaaaaaagctgctgCAGCATGATTAAGTACCTGTGTACTGCGACATGCTAAAATATCAGGTATCAGTCCAAGTCCTCTTAGTCCACGGACACTATGTTGGGTAGGCTTTGTTTTCTATGGAAGATCCATAGCAAATGTTAGGAAGCGTATTTAGGACAATGACAATGTATTTGGATGAATTATGGTGCCTTCCCCATGAGCAATAAGTACCTGTTCACCAACTACATTGAGAACTGGTACGAGACTGACATGAACTAGGCAAAAGTTTCCAGCCCCTGAAGCACAAATTGGAAAATCATCAGTAAGAGTTAAGTGATATGTGCACATGAAAGACAATAGAATAAGTATCTAGGTTGTTCACTGTTTTCTTACCTACACGGTATGAAAATTGACCTAATGCTTCAATGAAAGGCATTGATTCAATATCCCCTGCATCAAGAATGCCACTGTCGTTATGTGGCGAAAATATTTTGTCTCCTGCATCGCAATACTAGAACAACTATGGGAACGATTGAGCAGGATATTATATTCTATGGTGCTCCAAAGGGTGCGGTGTTATTATTTAATGATGTGATTTGCTTAAGTAGTTCTTTTTCACCTATAGTGCCACCAAGTTCAATGACACAAACATCAGCTGGCTCTTCTGTGCCATCAACCGGATTCATGGCCACACGTTCAATCCACTCCTGTATTTCATCTGTAATGTGTGGTACAACCTGATAAAGTGGATTAACTCACAATTCAGTAAATTCATCAGCTATgttatagaaaagaaaaacaggaaATGATATTCTAATTACAAATTCTCACCTGAACAGTTTTGCCCAAGTAGTCTCCTCTTCGTTCCTTGTCAATAACAGCCTGCAGTTAGGGATTACAAGAgaatttattaattactagatgataaatatttgctgTGAGTTAAAAGTTAATGTTAGAAAAGTATGTATTAGCAGCTTATTTATGCTCATGGAAGCATATACTCCAGTGGTTCTGAATACTGACAGTTGCATGATAGCCAAACAGCTACACCTTGACGTTTAAACTGCTTACAGTGAATCTACCCTATGACAGGTTTTCAATATCAACATGTCTATCACCAACCTTCAGACTACAGAACCAGATATTGTCCATACTGACAGTTGCATGATAGCCAACAGCTACACCTTGACACTTAAACTGCTTACAGTGAATCTACCCTATGACAGGTTTTCAATATCAACATGTCTATCACCAACCTTAAGACTACAGAACCAGATACTGTCCACATGTATAGTTGAACTGTAGGAGATCTTgggatttaaaataaaaacgaaaagaaagATCTGTGGTCTGAGATACAAACCACAATTTTCGACTAGAGAGCAAGTCGCACTGAAAGTCTTATGCGCACTCAGATAGAGACTCTTTATTCCAATCACCTGATAGATCTTTCCCGTGGTTATATTGTTGTCACGAGTCAACTTGATGTCCAGAAATCGTTCATAATTTCCAAGGTCCAAGTCCACCTTAGACAAAAAGAGATAACGAAATGAAGTTCAGATTagtcaaagaaagaaaatttgcAGCTATCACAAAAAATCACACTTCACAATGGAACCGCCTTTTTAACAAGTGGACAAGTGCATGGAATGGTACTAGTGACAAACTGCCAGTCCGTGGTAAGACAAGCAAATTAAAGAGGAGTATGTGTCAGTATAGTGTAGTTACTTGCGTGCATTTTGTAACCTACGGTGCACTTTGATTATATGATAGGACAATAGGCGAAATAATGGCACAAACCACCAATTGTATTCATTGGTTTAACTGGCACACCGCACACTAGAAAGTACAAGTATGCACAAGTCTATGCAGTGAGCTAAGCGAAAAGTGATGGTGAAGCAGAGGTATTACCTCACCACCATCGTCCAAAACAAACACTTCACCGTGCTCGAATGGAGACATGGTTCCAGCATCGGTGTTAAGGTATGGATCTGCACACGACCagtatcaaagaaaaataaaagatcagAAGAGTCCTCGATCATCACAGGACAAAGCCAAAACTATTTCATAAACTCGTTTCACTAATTTAACTTACTGTACAGGCTTGGTACTAAAATATGAACAAACACTCAAGGAGGTTGCAAGTGAtgagacaagaaaaaaaaaaagcttgttAAGTATTACTATAGACCAACGAAAGGTGCGCAGCACCTGGCCTCTGGATGAAGAGACAAAGCTTTCAGTCAGGACAAATTTTTCATAGCACGAGATGACAAATTTGACCTGTATAACTACAccaatataaaatagaaactTATCTGTTTCAAGGAACCAAGATAGTGACACTGACACAGTATCAGATGGCCACCTCATCAGAGCAGTGACGAGTAATTACAATTCAAATTAAATGAAACATGAAATATCTGTTTCAAAAGTAGGAGGAGGGAACAACTTTTGTTAAcccgaaaaaaaaagaagatgaacTAACAGGGAAATTAGGATTAGTGATGAGACGATATCATCACTAGTAAAAGTGCAACATGGCACTGTTGAGATTGTAGAAAGGTTAGCACTTTCATTCCGTTGAGAAGAAAGATCAAAGTTTTATCCATCCAACAGGAAGGCCATCATCtttcaactttaaaaaaaccaagatttttatgtatgtttaCTCCAGTTTAGTGATCTCGAATGAGAAGATGATTCAGAAGAGACGAGAGAAAGTAATAAAGAAATCGAAATGGCTCagtattagtatatgataCAGGTGCAGTCTACTATGTACGGGGATGCGTGGTGTTCGTGCTCTGTGCGATCACGTGGCCACCATTACGAAGGCGAAACGGCGCTGCTGCTGTTATTTCCGTATATTTTCACCGAGAAACGTCgagggggagaaaaaaaaacgggcggagccaccggcggcggcggcggtggcggcgggagTTACCGATCTTGATAGAGGTGACGCGGAGGCCGCAGTCCTTGAGCACGACGCCGATGCTGCTCGCCGTCACGCCCTTGCCGAGGCCGCTCACCACCCCGCCGGTCACCAGCACGTACTTCATCGCCGATCTCTCCccccacccctctctctccgaGAAGCTAGCAGCAGGTGTTTGGTTGCTCGCTCGGCTGGACCGACGGGGCTGCTTGCTCGTGCTGCGCTGCGGTTGCTGCTCGCCGTGGGtagtggtggcggcgaggatggaggaggaagagggagaggtTTTGGTTGGGATGTGAGGAGGTTTGGAGCGAGGAGAAGACGGGTTAAATAGGCGCTTCGGGGGCTTTTGGACTCTTTGAGAaggacaaaataaaaatcagagACGCTTATAATATGTAGTAAAccctattcataatttattcacTGTGAAATCTATCAACAGCGAGGACCACACCTGATCTTGGGTGTTTTTCATGCGTTTGCATTCAGTAGGCCTACAtaaaattgagaaatttttttatcttctttgAAGTGCACATATGAAGCTGGACAACTGTAAATTTATCGGtaatttatatcattattattataaattattactagaagattataagaaaaaattaaaatttttattctagTTACATCCTTTTAAAATTGTGTTAAATTTACAGATACCCCTAGACATGTTTTTTCCTTGCTATAGATTTTTGCGGGCACATCTTCCAAACTTCTAAAGTTTTGTAAAAAAGTattatataaaacttattcATCTGAcctttgtaaaaaaatggttttaacTTTGTGATAGTTAATTCAATCATTTGTGCCCTTGAATAGCCATaccaaaaataagataatccaGATCATCTAAAAATTTCCTAAGAAAATAACGGTGTAATAGAATAGGGTAAACGAAGGATTTTGACAGAAGCTTAACTCTAGAACAAGGGTTGAGAAACACAGGAATTTAGAGAGACATAAAGACCATAAGAAAGTTCCCATGAAATCAGACTTTACGTTAAACTTCATCTTTCATAGATTAAGACATTCTATAAGAATTTAATAGGATTCATGGGTATTCAGTTGTTTGTTTCTAAGagccaaatagaaaaaaagatcATAGGATTTAAATCGTCCAAAAATTACTTTGTTTTAATTGAGGCCTTCGAGGGTTTTAGGGGGTATTGATTTACATTGTAtaaaaatcctgaaaaatcCATGAGTTTGAAATGAGCCATTGCTTCACCGGCCATCGCTGTCCTGAAGTTTGGACTAAATTAGGCTGAACTGCCTTCATAGGACCGTTTCGGCAGTGTTTCTAAATGACGGGACTGCATCAAATTAAAGTCCTttttaacaacaaaaaatagagATATTTTTATTCCCGTGAGAGTTGAGTTGCTTCTAACAAAGTATTGCACTCCAGCAGGTCCTTACAGAAAGGAGCAGCAACTACAGATATGCAGCAAATTTAGTAACCCACTTCGGCCGTGTTCGGTACTATTAACTCTCACGGAAATGTAatactatattaattaattataaaaaaatagattaatatgattttaatgtagctacataatattttaaaaaacatgtcgtttagcagtttagaaacGTGCACGCGAAAAATAAGGGAATCTGGCTTAACTCGCATAACAAACGCAGCCTTCGTGTAAAAGACTTCCACCTGCCGTCAACACagctgttttgttttttactaaTATAAGTATGAATCGAACTACAGAAATtcgttctctttttttcttttataaaagttGTACCAAGATCAGCTACTGACACTGGTAAAGTTATACACCTCCATTTCACTACGAAGCTTCCATGTCTCTGAGATTGACTTTCGTAAGACCATTGGCTAATCTTTCTTTCAGAATCTGTTCTGTTCAGTCCATCCAGTCCTGCAGGTCCAATGTGAAAAGTGTCTCGTGTTGGCTGTCGGGCATTAACGAGAAATGCCATATTCCCCTCTGGTTTACTGTCATTCGTTGAGCTAGGGAATCAAGGCTTTCatcagagagaagaaaaaggctAAAAATCATATTCCCTGGTTGACCTAATCctctactacctccattccataataaccttattttttatttttccgtacccaacatttgaccattcgttttatttgaaatttttttgcgattaatatttttattattactagatgataaaatatgaatagcaATTTAtacgtaactaatttttttaagtttttttataaattttttaaataagacgaatggtcaaacgttggatacggaaaaacgaaaaataaacttattatgGAAAGGAGGTAGTACGAATTGAGTCACCATGCTATAGCAGTGCCTTTTTAGGTCTGTTCCTACTGCGAATCTGGTTCTACAAATGAAAGCAGCATGACCATGCCCAATCGCCATGAACCGTGTAATGTCGTCCATCTTTCTGAATCCAGAGAAGAACCGTGTGTTCTTCAGAAGGCTCGGCTGTCGCGCTGCCAGCCTCTAATTAACATATGCCGACTAATAGCAACAGTGTTAGTGTGGTTCTAATCAGCTGTCGACTGAGATTACGTCGTAATCGTTCTGTGGGGTTTGTGTTATCACTTTCTTTGAATTCTTTGATCAGATCGCTGCACTTGTTCTGTCCATCTTAATCTGCCAGCCCATTCACAACTCGAATTTGCTTCAGTGCTACTCGACCTTCTGACATCCGTCTACCAGGTTTcccacttgttttttttcagggTAATCTTCTACTACGTTATGGCTGGTCACTAATCGGCCATGATCTCGTCAGGTGAAGCTTCTTTTTTGCTGTGCGATATCCTCTGGGAGACTGGGACTGACAACGAAGTATACGTAAGCTAGCAGCAGCTGGGGAGAATCAGAAAGATGGTGAGCATTTGAAACTTGGGGCCAAAGGTTTTGCACACCTACCTTACGCCATCAGCCTATCCCGGATTGCAATCTAACTTCGCAACTAACTAGTACCTAACAGATGGATTTAACCAAGTTGATTATGTGAGCTACAGGAGTTGGAGACATAATGATGCATGAGTTGAACTGATCTCCCTTTGAAGACTACACAAATGCTTAAATTTACCTTTTTACAAACATAGCTTGTGGTCAACTCTCTTGTTTGAAGAGTATGGATTCTACACAACGTCTTCCCGtgttatataatgttttaactGAATCCTGGTTTACAATTTGGTATTCACTGGGATTAACAGTCAAATGTATATATCCTTTAATCCATGAGAATATAATAGTGTTTGTCAGTACTACTTGTCTGACAACAGTCCAACTATTCAAAAGCATGGAAGGCCATGCCCGTCAGGTCGAATTCCATCAGGCATTCAGGTTGATCAGATGCATAATTAATAGACAGGTTACCATTTCAAATCATCATTCATCAAGGTTGTGCACCACGTACCACGTTGCATTAATATAAGCATGGGCAGCTAAGTTAATGACGCTGTGGCCATCATTATCCCCCCTAACCCAGCTTGTGCCCAAATCGTGTTAATCTAATAACCGAACTGGACGTTCCTTTCACACGTCCAGATCATCTGGGTGGTTGTTGGTGGTTCCGTCACGTACGTTATCCATAGCAAGAACAACCCAATTGACCCTATGCTGTCTTGTCTAGCTGTTCATAGTTAGCAGTTAATAATGGATTAGCCCCCAGCTTATCCTGCTGCACACTCTTCGTGCTAGTGGCATGCATTGTGCAATCACACACTGGTTTCAGATAAAACAGAGCTGCTTTTGGCCAAGGCAAAACTGCAGGTGGCAGAGCTGCATGTTCTGTGTTTCTTTCACCCTGATGCTGGTGGGAGGAGGCAGTGGTTAGTAAGGGAGAATTTGGAAGTAGAAGGCCAATTTTGTGATGTAGCCCCATCTATAAATGCTGGTCCAGTAACGTAGGAGCTAGCACTGAAGGCAGCACATGTTAGTGTGTTAGAGACTCCGGGCCAAACCATTCATACCGAACTGACAAATTTTACagtatttaagaaaaaatacggtatctcttggtaccttaaaaataagtaaaactatttgacCATATGGTAACACCATGCATGATATCAATGTTGACAAATCTTAGCCTCCCTAGACATGTTCAGGTGCATGTGTGTTTATATGGGGTCGTACATATTAAGCACCTAGGTGTctttcttttggcttttgaaaGTAAtgaaacggtatatttacaaataatttataaatattttttaataaaagtgtTCTTAGGGATCTGAAagctaaagttgaaaaatataatacgatgataaaaaccttaaaatttttacttataaacataaatataaacataagcataaacgacaAGATGAGGATGTCAGATGCGCTTATCTGCCTTACAATGAGAAATTCTGGGTTCTTCCAAATGTATCTAGATATACCAGATGCTCTACCTGatattaaaagtttatcaaattttgcaGAAAGacaccaaattttacaaattgaAAGGTATACCATTTTTGTTACTTTCTCATGAGATTTTCCGAAGGAatggattatctgattttatgataattaCCTAAgggtaaaaacaaatgaattaaccgctataaatttaattttttgtatatgaagataagataaaaatatattctttttacaTAAAACGTATTGTTTAAAAgctcaaaaaaaatgtgtcaCATAAATACAAACCACTTGTTGGAAACGAAACGGAGCCGCAGTGCCTCCACTCCAGATGTTTGACATGTACTGCCTTCTTAAGAATGTCCATAAaaatactagtagtagtagataaGCGTGTTGAAGCACGTCGCAGTTTGGGCGGTTCTTTCCAAAGACGACGCGTAAAAGCTCCTTTTCGTTTGCTCCATTTTCCTCCGCTGTGAGCTGTTTGCATGGACGACCACACACACGGCTACTTAGGATCTGTTTagctcaaaaaaaatttctcaaaaacatcacatcgaatcttttgacatataaatgacgcattaaatatatataaatattaaaactaattacacaattacggtagaaatcttaagacgaatcttttgagtctaattagaatatgattagccacaagtgctacagtaaccgacatgtgctaatgatgcattaattagactcaaattattcgtctcgtggttttcaggcggaatctgaaatttattttataattagactatgcttaatactttaaatgtatgaCCGTACGCGTGATGTGATATCTCTTCTAAAACTTTTAGgaaccgaacgcagccttaacGATGCGGTTTTGATTGGAATATACGTGCATATATGCCAATTAAAGCAAGTCTGGACGATCGTTCAGccgaccggcggcgagcgcgtcaAATTGACGTTGGTTGTGCAAAGCAAGTTTACTTCATCtggttagattttttttttttgggggatgAAACCAGTTTATCTTAGTTGAAATTTTAGGTTTGACGCGGATGCTTATATTCACAATTAATCTTTTCATGGTAACTTCGTCAAcatctctctatatataaatcagTCTTGAAGGTGCTCACATTTATACGGTGTACGCATGTGCATTTATACAGGTATACTATTTATCTGTGTC
Encoded proteins:
- the LOC102707493 gene encoding CTP synthase-like isoform X1; the encoded protein is MKYVLVTGGVVSGLGKGVTASSIGVVLKDCGLRVTSIKIDPYLNTDAGTMSPFEHGEVFVLDDGGEVDLDLGNYERFLDIKLTRDNNITTGKIYQAVIDKERRGDYLGKTVQVVPHITDEIQEWIERVAMNPVDGTEEPADVCVIELGGTIGDKIFSPHNDSGILDAGDIESMPFIEALGQFSYRVGAGNFCLVHVSLVPVLNVVGEQKTKPTQHSVRGLRGLGLIPDILACRSTQPLEENVKVKLAQFCHVPISNIVNLHDVTNIWHIPLLLKDQKAHEAILKVLDLQCVGKVPREPKLIEWTERASKFDRLKTPVRIAMVGKYTGLSDSYLSVLKALLHASVALDRKLVVDWVPSCDLEDSAAKETPDAYEKAWDLLKGAHGVLVPGGFGDRGVQGKILAAKYARENNIPYLGICLGMQIAVIEYARSVMKLRGANSTEFDPATTTPCVIFMPEGSKTHMGATMRLGSRRTFFQINTCKSAKLYGNASYVDERHRHRYEVNPDMVTEFEKAGLSFVGKDESGTRMEIIELPTHRFFVGAQFHPEFKSRPGKPSPLFMGLVAASSGQLDLLLQQTSGIVSSALKRSSPCNGVTKQPKLYQNGHVKNGLVNGYYANGNSILHT
- the LOC102707493 gene encoding CTP synthase-like isoform X2, which produces MKYVLVTGGVVSGLGKGVTASSIGVVLKDCGLRVTSIKIDPYLNTDAGTMSPFEHGEVFVLDDGGEVDLDLGNYERFLDIKLTRDNNITTGKIYQAVIDKERRGDYLGKTVQVVPHITDEIQEWIERVAMNPVDGTEEPADVCVIELGGTIGDIESMPFIEALGQFSYRVGAGNFCLVHVSLVPVLNVVGEQKTKPTQHSVRGLRGLGLIPDILACRSTQPLEENVKVKLAQFCHVPISNIVNLHDVTNIWHIPLLLKDQKAHEAILKVLDLQCVGKVPREPKLIEWTERASKFDRLKTPVRIAMVGKYTGLSDSYLSVLKALLHASVALDRKLVVDWVPSCDLEDSAAKETPDAYEKAWDLLKGAHGVLVPGGFGDRGVQGKILAAKYARENNIPYLGICLGMQIAVIEYARSVMKLRGANSTEFDPATTTPCVIFMPEGSKTHMGATMRLGSRRTFFQINTCKSAKLYGNASYVDERHRHRYEVNPDMVTEFEKAGLSFVGKDESGTRMEIIELPTHRFFVGAQFHPEFKSRPGKPSPLFMGLVAASSGQLDLLLQQTSGIVSSALKRSSPCNGVTKQPKLYQNGHVKNGLVNGYYANGNSILHT